In Capsicum annuum cultivar UCD-10X-F1 chromosome 7, UCD10Xv1.1, whole genome shotgun sequence, one genomic interval encodes:
- the LOC107877386 gene encoding uncharacterized protein LOC107877386, translating into MARFARMLLIALVIILVCVAPRFEARKLLNNVDKKKNNDLLPIQEANLLLNALPKGKNTPSSPSKKGHATLVNTKRQYVSGYAELESVPSPGIGHVDRKLESVLSPGIDHVNHNLESVPSPGVGHVGRNSESVLSPGIGRDDRILESVPSLEIGNVDGNLESIPSPGIGHVDHNLESVPSPGIGHIDRNLESVPSPEIGHVDRNLESIPSPGIGHVDHNLKSVPSPGIGHVDRNSESVSSPGVGH; encoded by the coding sequence ATGGCACGTTTTGCAAGAATGCTTTTGATTGCTTTGGTTATTATATTAGTTTGTGTTGCACCACGTTTTGAAGCAAGAAAACTATTGAACAACGTGGATAAGAAGAAGAATAATGATCTTTTACCTATTCAAGAAGCCAATTTGCTACTAAATGCCCTTCCTAAAGGCAAAAACACTCCTTCTTCCCCAAGCAAAAAAGGCCATGCCACACTAGTAAATACGAAAAGACAATATGTTAGCGGCTATGCTGAATTGGAGTCAGTCCCTAGTCCTGGAATTGGCCATGTTGATCGCAAGTTGGAGTCAGTACTGAGTCCTGGAATTGACCACGTTAATCACAATTTGGAATCAGTCCCGAGTCCTGGAGTTGGCCACGTTGGTCGCAATTCGGAATCAGTCCTGAGCCCTGGAATTGGCCGTGATGATCGCATTTTGGAGTCAGTACCGAGTCTGGAAATCGGCAATGTTGATGGCAATTTGGAATCAATCCCGAGTCCTGGTATTGGACATGTTGATCACAATTTGGAATCGGTCCCCAGTCCTGGAATTGGCCATATTGATCGCAATTTAGAATCAGTCCCAAGTCCTGAAATTGGCCATGTTGATCGCAATTTGGAATCAATCCCGAGTCCTGGTATTGGACATGTTGATCACAATTTGAAATCGGTCCCGAGTCCTGGAATTGGCCATGTTGATCGCAATTCGGAATCAGTCTCGAGCCCTGGAGTTGGCCACTGA